The following are from one region of the Phyllostomus discolor isolate MPI-MPIP mPhyDis1 chromosome 9, mPhyDis1.pri.v3, whole genome shotgun sequence genome:
- the TMEM239 gene encoding transmembrane protein 239 has protein sequence MQQPRVETDAIGAGEGPQPAVPWSAWVTRQGWVRWSMYHVPQSWIQWWTTSSWRQPLQRVLWGLEGILYLLLALMLCHALFTTGSHLLSSLWSVVVAAWRHLLPAILLLVLSALPALLFAISFLLLFSTLLSLVGLLASMSHQGHAQDLD, from the coding sequence ATGCAGCAGCCTCGAGTGGAGACAGATGCCATCGGAGCCGGTGAGGGGCCGCAGCCGGCCGTGCCTTGGTCGGCCTGGGTCACACGGCAGGGCTGGGTGCGCTGGTCCATGTACCACGTGCCCCAGAGCTGGATCCAGTGGTGGACCACATCGAGCTGGCGGCAGCCACTTCAGCGTGTGCTCTGGGGTCTGGAGGGGATCCTCTACCTGCTGCTGGCACTGATGCTGTGCCACGCACTCTTCACTACCGGCTCCCACCTTCTGAGCTCCCTGTGGTCTGTGGTAGTTGCAGCATGGCGCCATCTGCTGCCCGCCATCCTGCTGCTGGTGCTCAgtgccctcccagccctgctcttcGCCATCTCCTTCCTGCTGCTGTTCTCTACGCTGCTGAGCCTCGTGGGCCTCCTCGCCTCCATGTCTCACCAAGGCCACGCTCAGGACTTGGACTAA
- the C9H20orf141 gene encoding uncharacterized protein C20orf141 homolog: protein MTQLCLPRPEAHAYPIPVPPRGLGAGEGLGSSAGPCVSSWGPSPAQLLDSVLGLGALLLTIRAVFSMAGPALLLLLLLVSFLAFDLLHRPAGPMRPQHTLLAGGQNQGAGEGPRQQEALFLQTAAVTGQLSLQEALLLLLLGLQLLLGAQGVPLTLLGLAFCIHPWV, encoded by the exons atgaCCCAGCTCTGCTTACCCAGGCCTGAAGCACATGCTTATCCTATCCCTGTCCCTCCCAGGGGCCTGGGTGCCGGGGAGGGGTTGGGTAGTTCAGCCGGTCCATGTGTGTCCTCCTGGGGCCCTAGCCCGGCCCAGCTCCTGGACAGTGTCCTAGGGCTGGGGGCACTATTGCTGACGATTCGGGCAGTCTTTTCCATGGCTGGCCCAGccttgctgttgctgctgttacTGGTCAGCTTCCTGGCCTTCGACCTGCTCCACAG GCCTGCAGGTCCCATGAGACCACAGCACACACTTCTTGCAGGGGGCCAAAATCAGGGGGCTGGAGAGGGTCCAAGACAGCAGGAGGCTCTATTCCTGCAGACAGCGGCAGTCACAGGACAACTCAGCCTCCAGGAGGCTCTGCTGCTGTTGcttctggggctgcagctgctcctgggAGCCCAAGGCGTGCCTTTGACACTGCTTGGCCTGGCTTTCTGTATCCATCCTTGGGTCTGA